The proteins below are encoded in one region of Akkermansiaceae bacterium:
- the rnr gene encoding ribonuclease R, translated as MKNLRQRIKTLLNSPDFQALNKSEFARALEIKPNERSALRAELLRLESKGEIVRGKKGRFTPRAKSQGKGGKGKSAPGALLIGTLRFQGNGNAWFYPDANDATNEAAGMDLKKYSRIFISSTKTGTAMNGDQVAVRVDRIGQPDWTKHRKGRSQRAAGMAKPDDEAAGYVEKIITRGMARIIGTYFRSGKFAHVQPDDAKIPDVNIERESLPQDKKDGPKSGQIVAVELTRWDNPNSKPVGRVTEVLGWPDTPGIDMLSIVHKHGLRDEFPNAVLEEAKAFGDKVTAQDTAGRDDWRELPVITIDPHDAKDFDDAISVQKTPSGWQLAVHIADVSHYVKPGTALDKEACERGNSTYMADRVLPMIPRELSNHLCSLMPGVDRLTQCCLMKINKDGQVRSAHFTRAVIHSGRRFTYEQVQDILMKPAKEVARLFPDEDQNIIGMLHEAWSLASLLRKKRFDNGALDLDMPEVSVLLDDKGKPTGIVKSEYNESHQLIEEFMLLANEATAKLLKNRSQTTIYRIHEDPDPDRLNEYAELARLHGYKPGNLSNKRHIQKLLDEAKGSLEEHAIKIGLLKSLKRAAYFQDPLGHYGLSKADYCHFTSPIRRYADLIVHRGLQKHLGNPPKKADRVPSPGEAAQIAQHISETERTSAEAENESRRLKMLQYLHMCSLKENPPVFKTVITDVRHFGLFVEAIDIMTKGLVKTEDFPGHETDWRFEANLTRFTGPKGLSYQVGQQHDCIVANVDMERQMVDFKFAE; from the coding sequence ATGAAAAACCTGCGCCAGCGAATCAAGACGCTGCTGAATTCACCCGATTTCCAAGCTCTGAACAAATCGGAATTTGCCCGTGCCCTGGAGATAAAGCCCAATGAGCGGTCCGCTTTACGCGCCGAGCTGTTACGTCTCGAGAGCAAAGGCGAGATCGTCCGCGGTAAAAAGGGCCGCTTCACCCCGCGCGCCAAATCCCAGGGTAAAGGCGGCAAGGGGAAATCAGCTCCCGGCGCCCTGCTGATCGGCACCCTCCGCTTCCAGGGCAACGGCAACGCCTGGTTCTACCCCGACGCCAACGACGCCACCAACGAGGCCGCCGGCATGGATCTCAAGAAATACTCCCGTATCTTCATCTCCTCGACCAAAACCGGCACCGCCATGAATGGCGACCAGGTGGCGGTGCGGGTCGACCGCATTGGCCAGCCCGACTGGACCAAACACCGCAAGGGCCGCAGCCAGAGGGCCGCCGGCATGGCCAAGCCTGATGACGAGGCGGCTGGCTACGTGGAGAAAATCATCACCCGTGGCATGGCCCGCATCATCGGCACCTACTTCCGCAGTGGGAAATTCGCCCACGTCCAGCCGGACGATGCAAAAATCCCAGACGTCAACATCGAACGCGAATCCCTGCCACAGGACAAAAAAGACGGCCCCAAATCCGGCCAGATCGTCGCGGTCGAACTGACCCGCTGGGATAACCCGAACTCAAAACCAGTCGGTCGGGTCACCGAGGTGTTAGGCTGGCCCGATACCCCGGGTATCGACATGTTGTCCATCGTCCACAAACACGGTTTGCGTGACGAGTTTCCCAATGCCGTGTTAGAAGAGGCCAAGGCCTTTGGCGACAAGGTCACCGCACAAGACACCGCAGGCCGGGACGACTGGAGGGAGCTTCCCGTCATCACCATCGACCCGCACGATGCCAAGGACTTCGACGATGCCATCTCGGTGCAGAAAACACCATCCGGCTGGCAGCTTGCCGTGCATATCGCCGATGTCTCCCACTACGTAAAACCCGGAACCGCACTCGACAAGGAAGCCTGCGAACGTGGTAACTCCACCTACATGGCAGACCGCGTCCTGCCCATGATCCCGCGCGAGCTTTCCAACCATCTCTGCTCGCTCATGCCCGGGGTGGACCGCCTCACGCAGTGCTGCTTGATGAAGATCAACAAGGATGGACAGGTCCGCTCCGCCCACTTTACCCGCGCTGTCATCCATTCGGGCCGCCGCTTTACCTACGAGCAGGTGCAGGACATCCTGATGAAACCAGCAAAAGAAGTCGCCAGGCTATTCCCTGATGAGGACCAGAATATCATTGGCATGCTGCACGAAGCCTGGAGCCTCGCTTCACTGCTCCGCAAAAAACGTTTTGACAATGGCGCCCTGGATTTGGACATGCCGGAGGTCAGCGTATTGTTAGACGACAAGGGGAAGCCTACGGGGATAGTAAAAAGCGAGTACAATGAGTCCCACCAGCTGATTGAGGAATTCATGCTGCTGGCCAATGAAGCCACCGCCAAGCTCCTCAAAAACCGCTCGCAGACGACCATTTACCGCATCCACGAAGACCCGGACCCGGATCGCCTCAACGAATATGCCGAACTCGCCCGACTGCACGGCTACAAGCCTGGCAACCTGTCCAATAAACGGCATATCCAAAAGTTGTTAGACGAGGCCAAGGGTTCACTTGAGGAGCACGCCATCAAGATCGGGCTGCTCAAGTCGCTGAAACGCGCCGCCTATTTCCAGGATCCGTTAGGTCACTACGGCTTATCGAAGGCAGACTACTGTCACTTCACCTCCCCGATCCGACGCTATGCGGACCTGATCGTCCACCGTGGCTTGCAAAAGCACCTTGGCAATCCACCGAAAAAGGCCGACCGCGTCCCCAGCCCGGGCGAGGCGGCCCAGATTGCGCAGCATATTTCTGAAACCGAGCGTACCAGTGCCGAGGCGGAAAATGAATCGCGTCGCCTGAAGATGCTTCAGTACCTGCACATGTGTTCATTGAAGGAAAACCCGCCGGTTTTCAAAACCGTGATTACCGATGTGCGTCACTTCGGCCTGTTTGTCGAGGCCATCGACATCATGACCAAGGGGCTGGTTAAAACCGAGGACTTCCCCGGTCACGAAACGGACTGGAGGTTTGAAGCCAACCTCACCCGCTTCACCGGCCCCAAGGGGCTGTCTTACCAGGTCGGCCAGCAACACGACTGCATTGTCGCCAACGTCGATATGGAACGCCAGATGGTGGACTTCAAGTTTGCGGAATGA
- the trmB gene encoding tRNA (guanosine(46)-N7)-methyltransferase TrmB, with amino-acid sequence MPDTPQCARPAESCELMPDDFFRRYTPEDIFGNDHPLEIDLGCGDGSFLIEMAKHFPDRNFLGVERLLGRVRGVCRRIHDLGLANAKVLRLESQYTLEWLLAKNSVSRLHLLCPDPWPKARHHKRRLVQQQFLTILQNALTPDGEFLFKTDHPEYFEWVCEEMETFNRSGEKFTRLPWPDAGEAGSFFYPKTDFQLLWESQGKSIHRLRFGK; translated from the coding sequence ATGCCCGACACACCACAGTGCGCCCGACCCGCGGAATCATGCGAATTGATGCCGGATGATTTTTTCCGTCGCTACACACCGGAAGACATCTTTGGCAACGACCACCCGCTGGAAATTGATCTCGGCTGTGGTGATGGCAGCTTTCTCATCGAAATGGCAAAACACTTTCCAGACCGCAACTTTCTCGGTGTGGAACGACTGCTCGGTCGGGTCCGCGGCGTCTGCAGGCGCATCCACGACCTTGGGCTGGCCAACGCCAAGGTGCTCCGGCTCGAAAGCCAATACACCCTCGAGTGGCTGCTCGCCAAAAACTCCGTCTCCCGGCTCCACCTGCTCTGCCCGGATCCATGGCCGAAAGCCAGGCACCACAAACGCCGGCTCGTGCAACAGCAGTTTCTAACAATCCTGCAAAACGCCCTCACCCCCGATGGTGAGTTTCTCTTTAAAACCGATCACCCGGAATACTTCGAGTGGGTTTGCGAGGAAATGGAGACCTTCAACCGGTCGGGAGAAAAATTCACCCGGCTGCCATGGCCGGATGCCGGTGAGGCGGGCTCCTTTTTCTATCCCAAAACCGACTTCCAGTTGCTCTGGGAAAGCCAGGGGAAAAGCATCCACCGGCTCAGGTTTGGCAAGTAA
- the rpsM gene encoding 30S ribosomal protein S13 — protein MARIFGIEIPNEKRIEASLPYIYGVGRQTAKRILEQAGVDPDIRTGQLTEEQLVKIAQVITSEGIIIEGDLRREKQAAMKRLSAINCYRGIRHKVGLPVRGQRTSTNARTRKGKKRTIGVVK, from the coding sequence ATGGCACGTATATTCGGCATCGAAATCCCGAATGAGAAGCGCATCGAAGCTTCTCTTCCCTACATCTATGGCGTTGGTCGTCAAACGGCTAAACGCATCCTCGAGCAGGCAGGAGTGGATCCAGACATCCGCACCGGTCAACTCACTGAAGAGCAACTCGTCAAGATTGCCCAAGTCATCACATCGGAAGGTATCATCATCGAAGGTGACCTTCGCCGTGAAAAACAAGCCGCCATGAAGCGGTTGTCGGCTATTAACTGCTACCGGGGAATCCGCCACAAGGTGGGGCTTCCTGTGCGTGGCCAACGTACCAGCACCAACGCCCGCACCCGCAAGGGTAAGAAGCGCACCATCGGTGTAGTCAAGTAA
- a CDS encoding beta-lactamase family protein: MHEASVNVAELEKAFQKNFTHRGELGASVSVWRRGEEVVSLHHGWCEREQQRPWTAATLVPFYSTTKGLSAATLLAVLDRHGLTPDDMVRSVWEAFPVEQGTLGQLMSHRLGLVALDKAVSTWDHDAVISAVEEQEPNWPLDGPGTGHGYHPRVLGFIQDEIVRRITGRTLGRMWRELIAEPLELDAWIGLPESEFGRVATLYPGKQDKADLDSGFYKELHTPASLVKRGFFSPKGMHSVREMNEPRAWQAGFPAMGGVGNASSVARFYQAACGAIDFFPPQVREWMGSVRCTGMDKVLQSPTSFSCGFQFDPLDGFGRKLRHHYGLSRRAFGHPGAGGSHAFGDPESGLSFCYIMNQMELSPFPKEKCLDMIKAIYVL; encoded by the coding sequence GTGCATGAAGCGTCTGTGAATGTTGCCGAGCTCGAAAAAGCCTTTCAGAAGAATTTCACCCACAGGGGTGAGCTTGGTGCCTCGGTGAGTGTCTGGAGGCGTGGTGAGGAAGTGGTGTCGCTGCACCATGGGTGGTGCGAACGCGAGCAGCAACGGCCGTGGACAGCCGCTACGCTGGTGCCTTTTTACTCCACCACCAAAGGCTTGTCGGCGGCGACTTTGCTGGCGGTGCTGGATCGGCACGGCCTGACACCGGATGACATGGTGCGGAGCGTGTGGGAGGCTTTTCCGGTGGAGCAGGGGACACTGGGGCAGCTGATGTCGCACCGGCTTGGTCTGGTGGCGTTGGATAAAGCGGTGTCGACCTGGGATCATGACGCGGTGATATCCGCGGTGGAGGAGCAAGAGCCCAACTGGCCATTGGACGGTCCCGGGACAGGGCACGGCTACCACCCGAGGGTGCTGGGTTTTATCCAGGATGAAATCGTGCGGCGCATCACCGGCCGGACCCTGGGGCGGATGTGGCGGGAACTCATTGCCGAGCCTCTGGAGCTGGATGCCTGGATTGGCCTGCCCGAGTCTGAATTCGGCAGGGTGGCGACACTTTATCCCGGAAAACAAGACAAGGCCGACCTGGACAGTGGGTTTTACAAGGAGCTGCATACACCGGCTTCTTTGGTGAAACGCGGCTTCTTTTCGCCGAAGGGCATGCACTCGGTGCGCGAGATGAACGAGCCCCGTGCATGGCAGGCGGGGTTTCCCGCGATGGGGGGGGTGGGCAACGCAAGCTCGGTGGCCAGATTCTATCAGGCCGCCTGTGGGGCGATCGACTTTTTCCCCCCGCAAGTCCGTGAGTGGATGGGCTCGGTCAGATGCACCGGCATGGATAAGGTGTTACAGAGCCCGACCTCGTTTTCCTGCGGGTTTCAGTTCGATCCGCTGGACGGGTTCGGCAGGAAACTGAGGCATCACTACGGCCTGTCGCGGCGGGCTTTCGGGCATCCCGGTGCCGGTGGCAGCCACGCCTTCGGCGATCCCGAAAGCGGCTTGTCATTCTGTTACATCATGAACCAGATGGAGCTCAGCCCATTTCCGAAGGAGAAGTGCCTGGACATGATCAAGGCGATATATGTGTTGTAG
- a CDS encoding methionyl-tRNA formyltransferase — MSKLRIVFMGTGDIALPSFSSLMEMDGVDLLALVTQPDKPVGRKQLLTPPEIKERALAAGIPVMQPERARDKAFLDKLISLKPDVIVVMAYGQILPQALLDIPGLACINLHASLLPKYRGAACIQAAIDAGDTHTGITVMHVVKALDAGDIILKKETAIGKRETGGELHDRLAAIAPAALADALAQLAAGTAARTPQDQSQVSYIPKLMREDGEIDWSQPAASLERIIRAYEPWPGTSTTYTDKKGRKRRLKIFPQVTVGASSGRPGEVLAVEDSLCVACGEGSLLIDLLQPDGSRRMRAAEFMLGSPLAVGDVLAE; from the coding sequence ATGTCGAAACTTCGTATCGTTTTCATGGGCACAGGGGATATCGCCCTGCCTTCTTTTTCATCCTTGATGGAAATGGATGGCGTTGACTTGCTTGCCCTGGTCACCCAGCCGGACAAACCCGTCGGGCGGAAGCAGCTGCTGACACCACCCGAGATCAAAGAAAGGGCCCTCGCCGCCGGTATCCCCGTGATGCAGCCTGAGCGTGCCCGGGACAAGGCGTTTCTCGACAAGCTGATCAGTCTGAAGCCCGACGTGATTGTTGTCATGGCCTACGGCCAGATTCTTCCGCAGGCCTTGCTCGATATTCCCGGCCTGGCCTGCATCAACCTACACGCGTCCTTGTTACCCAAATACCGTGGTGCCGCATGTATCCAGGCGGCGATTGATGCGGGGGACACCCATACAGGCATCACCGTGATGCATGTGGTCAAGGCGCTCGATGCTGGGGATATCATCCTGAAAAAGGAAACAGCCATCGGCAAGCGGGAGACAGGCGGCGAGCTGCATGACCGCCTCGCCGCCATCGCCCCCGCCGCCCTGGCCGATGCATTGGCACAGCTGGCTGCCGGCACGGCAGCGCGTACCCCGCAGGATCAAAGCCAGGTCAGTTACATCCCCAAGCTGATGCGCGAGGATGGGGAGATCGACTGGTCACAGCCCGCCGCCTCCTTGGAACGGATTATCCGCGCCTACGAGCCATGGCCCGGGACCTCCACGACATATACCGATAAAAAGGGGCGGAAACGCCGGTTGAAAATCTTCCCCCAGGTCACCGTCGGTGCATCATCGGGTCGACCAGGCGAGGTGCTCGCCGTTGAAGACTCCCTCTGTGTGGCTTGTGGAGAAGGCTCACTGCTAATCGACCTGCTACAGCCGGACGGATCGCGCCGGATGAGAGCGGCGGAATTCATGTTAGGCTCACCGCTGGCGGTGGGGGACGTGTTGGCCGAGTAG
- a CDS encoding type II secretion system protein has product MKLKTKQSKGFTLIELLVVIAIIAVLATLASPAILGALKKAKITKATGVCTAFEVAVENFESEYNYLPFDGGGTAPSSDQELRSDDGLIAVLAGREDTVNFKQIKFFEQPKPKGSSDTNYKDGMHVSDSTAKLYDPWGEKYYISMDYDLNGELDNPLGSDQIHGKKCLIYSTGPDKEKGDTAKNKDNPSNFK; this is encoded by the coding sequence ATGAAACTGAAAACAAAGCAATCCAAGGGTTTTACCCTGATCGAGCTGCTGGTAGTGATTGCGATCATTGCCGTTCTGGCCACCCTGGCCTCCCCCGCTATTCTTGGCGCATTGAAAAAAGCCAAGATCACCAAGGCGACGGGTGTCTGCACCGCCTTTGAGGTGGCTGTCGAAAACTTTGAGAGCGAGTACAACTACCTGCCGTTTGACGGCGGTGGCACCGCCCCATCGTCTGACCAGGAGCTTCGTAGCGACGATGGCCTTATCGCCGTTCTTGCGGGCCGTGAGGACACGGTCAACTTCAAGCAGATCAAGTTTTTCGAGCAGCCCAAGCCAAAGGGTAGCAGTGACACCAACTACAAAGACGGAATGCATGTTTCCGATAGCACGGCGAAGCTGTACGATCCATGGGGAGAGAAGTATTACATCTCGATGGATTACGATCTGAACGGTGAACTCGATAATCCGCTTGGCTCAGATCAAATTCACGGCAAGAAGTGCCTGATCTATAGTACGGGTCCTGACAAAGAAAAAGGGGACACTGCGAAGAACAAGGACAACCCGAGCAACTTCAAATAA
- the lysA gene encoding diaminopimelate decarboxylase, with product MHSFHYQNGSLHCEDVDLAALADAHGTPAYVYSANTIRDHYRRLDQALAEIDHGIEYAVKANSNLSVLKLLVDEGSGFDIVSGGELRRVIEAGGDAGKCTFAGVGKTRAEIEYALAEGIYCFNAESEEEVVFIDRVAGEMGRVAPVAYRVNPNVDAKTHKYISTGKSENKFGVDFEAIDAAYERASQLPNIKLRGLQMHIGSQLTSLQPFIEAVEKVSPLAVRLKNAYGIEFFSIGGGVGIVYDPALESGKPDWWQAQEEQQKPLTIEQYAAGVIPALKQTGLRILLEPGRYIVGNAGVLLTRCLYEKKGTAKTFRIVDAGMNDLIRPALYEGHHDIVPLKEPAGGSSAVDVVGPVCETGDFFCQNRELPDFAPGDAIALLSAGAYGFVMASNYNSRPLPVEILVDGGGSRVIRPRQTMDDILATEKAAL from the coding sequence ATGCACTCATTCCATTACCAAAATGGCTCACTCCACTGCGAGGATGTGGATCTGGCAGCACTGGCAGACGCACACGGCACCCCGGCTTACGTCTACAGCGCGAATACCATCCGCGACCACTACCGTCGGCTCGACCAGGCACTGGCTGAAATCGACCACGGCATCGAATACGCCGTCAAGGCCAACTCCAACCTCTCCGTGCTCAAGCTGCTTGTCGACGAGGGCAGTGGCTTTGACATCGTCTCCGGTGGCGAACTCCGCAGGGTCATCGAAGCCGGTGGTGATGCCGGCAAGTGCACCTTTGCCGGCGTGGGCAAGACCCGCGCTGAAATCGAATACGCCCTCGCCGAAGGGATTTACTGCTTTAATGCCGAGAGCGAGGAGGAGGTCGTCTTCATCGACCGGGTCGCTGGCGAAATGGGCAGGGTCGCACCTGTCGCCTACCGCGTGAACCCCAATGTCGATGCCAAGACCCACAAGTATATCTCCACCGGAAAATCCGAAAACAAGTTTGGCGTCGATTTTGAAGCTATCGATGCCGCCTACGAACGCGCCTCGCAGCTCCCCAACATCAAGTTGCGTGGTCTCCAGATGCATATCGGCTCCCAGCTGACCTCGCTGCAGCCGTTTATCGAGGCGGTGGAAAAGGTCTCCCCGCTCGCCGTCCGCTTGAAAAACGCCTACGGCATCGAGTTTTTCTCCATCGGCGGGGGCGTCGGCATCGTTTACGATCCAGCCCTCGAATCCGGCAAGCCCGACTGGTGGCAAGCCCAGGAAGAACAGCAAAAGCCCCTCACGATCGAGCAGTATGCCGCCGGAGTGATCCCCGCCCTCAAGCAAACGGGCCTTAGAATCCTCCTCGAGCCGGGCCGATACATCGTGGGCAACGCCGGTGTTCTTCTGACCCGTTGTCTCTACGAGAAAAAGGGAACGGCCAAAACCTTTCGCATCGTCGATGCCGGGATGAACGATCTCATCCGCCCCGCTCTGTACGAAGGTCACCACGACATCGTGCCGCTCAAGGAACCCGCCGGTGGCAGTAGCGCTGTCGATGTGGTGGGGCCCGTGTGTGAAACGGGTGACTTTTTCTGTCAAAACCGCGAGTTGCCCGACTTCGCCCCCGGTGATGCGATCGCACTGCTCAGTGCCGGTGCCTACGGCTTTGTCATGGCCTCGAACTACAATTCCCGGCCACTCCCCGTGGAAATCCTGGTCGATGGCGGCGGCTCCCGCGTGATCCGGCCACGCCAGACCATGGATGACATCCTCGCCACCGAAAAAGCGGCTTTGTAA